A segment of the Streptomyces sp. NBC_00376 genome:
CGGCACCTGCTGCCCAACATCGCCCCGACCGTCTTCGCCCAGTCCGCGATGAACTTCGGGTACGTGCTGATGGACCTGGCGGCGCTGTCCTTCCTCGGCTTCGGTGTGCAGCCGCCCACCGCCGACTGGGGAGCCATGATCAACGAAGGGCAGGCGGCGATCCAGCAGGGGGCGATGCTGCCCGCGCTCGCGCCGTCCGCGTGCATCGTCCTCGCGGTGGTGGCCTTCGGCATCGTCGGCGAGGGGCTCGCCGACCGCATCGCCCGTCGGGAGGAACGGTGAGCAGCATGACCGAGAACGGCACAGCGGGCCCCGCCCCGGTCCTGGAGATCGACGGACTCGGCATCCGGTTGCCGGGCGACAGGGCCGCCCGGCCGATCCTGGACGGGGTCGGTCTGCGGGTGTGCCCCGGGGAGACCGTCGGCCTGGTCGGCGAGTCCGGTTCGGGCAAGTCCGTGGCCTGCCGCAGCGTGCTGGGGCTGCTGCCGGCGGGCGCGCGGACCAGCGGTGAGGTACGGGTCGCCGGGCGCGATGTCCTCACGATGAACCGCACCGAACTGGCCGCGCTGCGCGCCCGGCAGGTCGCGATGGTCTTCCAGGACCCGCGTGCCTCAGTCAACCCGCTGCGACGGGTGGGCGACTTCCTCACCGAGGGGATGCGGGCGGCGGGCACGTCGGCCGGGGCAGCCACCGCACGGGCCGAGGAACTCCTCGACGCCGTCGGTATCCGTGACCCGCGCGGCGCGCTGCGCCGCTACCCGCACCAGTTCTCCGGCGGCATGCTCCAGCGGGTGGTCATCGCCGCCGCCCTCGCGGGCGAGCCCGCGCTGCTCGTCGCCGACGAGCCCACCACCGCCCTCGATGTCACCACCCAGGCCGAGATCATCGCGATCCTCACCCGCCTGCGGGCCGAGCGCGGCACCGGACTGCTCTTCGTCACCCACGACCTGGAGCTGGCCTCCGCCATCTGCGACCGGGTGTACGTGATGTACGCGGGCCGCATCGTCGAGACCCGGGGCACGGACGAGCTGTTCGACCGGCCACGCCATCCGTACACGGCGGGGCTGCTCGCCTGCACCCCGCGCATCGAGGCGGACGCGCCGGCTCCACGGGCGATTCCGGGCCGCCCCGTATCCCTCGCCGAGGCACCGCCCGGCTGTGCCTTCGCCGCGCGCTGCCCCGTTGCGCTGCCCCGCTGCTCCGAGGAAACCCCCGCGCTGGCGCGACACAGCGACGGCCTCGCCGCGTGTCACCGCGCCGACGAAGGGATCACGCTGTGACCGGCACTGCTGGACGGACGGAGGGCCTCGTCGTCGAGGGGCTGAGCAAGCGGTACGGGAACCACACGGCGGTCGACGACGTGTCGTTCACGCTGGCCCCCGGGTCCTGTCTGGCCCTGGTCGGCGAGTCCGGGAGCGGCAAGACGACAACGGTCCGGATGCTCGTCGGCCTGGAACGCCCGGACGGCGGCACCGTCCGCCTCGACGGCCGGGACCGCTCGGCGCGCGCCCGCGGCCGGGCCGAACGGCTGGCGCGGGCCCGGGAGATCCAGATGGTCTTCCAGGATCCGTACCTCTCGCTCGATCCGCGGGTCACCGTGGCCGACTGCGTCGAGGAGGTGCTGCGTCTGCACGGCGCCCTGGGCGCGGCGGACCGCCGGGCCCGGGTCGCCGAACTCCTGGACCAGGTCGGCCTCGGCGAACGGGAGGCGGCGGCGCTGCCCCGGCGGCTCTCGGGCGGCCAGCGCCAGCGCGTGGCCATCGCCCGCGCCCTGGCGGTCGAGCCCCGCGTCCTCGTCCTGGACGAGGCGGTCGCGGCGCTCGACGTGTCGATCCAGGCGCAGATACTCGATCTGCTGGCCACGATCCGGCGCGAGTCGGGGATCGGCTACCTGTTCGTCACCCACGACCTCGCCGTGGTCCGCCACATCGCCGACGAGGTGCTGGTCCTCAAGGCCGGACAGGTCGTGGAATCGGGCCCGGCCGGCCAGGTCCTGGACGCCCCCGAGCATCCGTACACACGTCTGCTGCTCGGCTCCGTGCCCCGGCGCGGCTGGGACCCCGCTGCCGCGGCACCGCTCCGCCGCGCCCTCGGCTGACGGGCGCCCGCCCGGACGCGTACGCCGTGACGCCCACACGCGTCACGGCGCAGCGCCTCGCGAACACCTCCCCCGGCCCCGTCGCCGTCACCTGGGCGTGGCAGTCTGAGGCAGCTGCGAGCAGGGGCGACAAGCGGGCGAGGGGGCGGCGGAAGCGGTGCTGGTCGAGGAGGCCGTCTGGACCTGGGAGCGCGCGCTCCCGCTCAAGTACGTGCTGGTCAGCGAGGAATGGGACGGCGAGCTGATCGTGTGGGCGCGCTGCGCCGACGCGGATGGCCTGTTCGTCGAGCCGGCGCCGCGCCGGGAACGGCTGACCCTCGTGGAGTGCGCCCCGACCGGACGGTTGCGCAAGGCGGTCGAGCGCGTCCGCCACCGGTCGCCCGCACCGGACGGATCCGTCGGGCCCGGCGGCCT
Coding sequences within it:
- a CDS encoding ABC transporter ATP-binding protein, which codes for MTENGTAGPAPVLEIDGLGIRLPGDRAARPILDGVGLRVCPGETVGLVGESGSGKSVACRSVLGLLPAGARTSGEVRVAGRDVLTMNRTELAALRARQVAMVFQDPRASVNPLRRVGDFLTEGMRAAGTSAGAATARAEELLDAVGIRDPRGALRRYPHQFSGGMLQRVVIAAALAGEPALLVADEPTTALDVTTQAEIIAILTRLRAERGTGLLFVTHDLELASAICDRVYVMYAGRIVETRGTDELFDRPRHPYTAGLLACTPRIEADAPAPRAIPGRPVSLAEAPPGCAFAARCPVALPRCSEETPALARHSDGLAACHRADEGITL
- a CDS encoding ABC transporter ATP-binding protein; translation: MTGTAGRTEGLVVEGLSKRYGNHTAVDDVSFTLAPGSCLALVGESGSGKTTTVRMLVGLERPDGGTVRLDGRDRSARARGRAERLARAREIQMVFQDPYLSLDPRVTVADCVEEVLRLHGALGAADRRARVAELLDQVGLGEREAAALPRRLSGGQRQRVAIARALAVEPRVLVLDEAVAALDVSIQAQILDLLATIRRESGIGYLFVTHDLAVVRHIADEVLVLKAGQVVESGPAGQVLDAPEHPYTRLLLGSVPRRGWDPAAAAPLRRALG